The Stieleria maiorica genome includes the window ACCAAGCGGTCGTCGATGTACATCGGATAAAAGTACATCAATCGGACCCAGTCGATCGAATTGATCTTGTCCAGTTCCGTCAACAGCTCGGTCAATTTGGGCGTGCCGTACAAGTCCTTGCCGTAGTACGTCGTGTCTTGGGCGACGATCACGACTTCGCGGACCCCGCTGTCACCCAACCGTTTGGCTTCGTCGACCACCTGTTCGATCGGTTTGCTGTAATGCTTGCCACGCATCTTGGGGATCGCGCAAAACGTGCACAGCCGGTCGCAGCCTTCGCTGATCTTCAGATACGCAAAGTGCCGCGGGGTGACGGGCGAGCGGACGGCATCGGACAGCGGGCGGATCGGGGCCGGGCGAAAGACGCGTTGTTGCTCTTCGATCCCGCTTTTCAACCTGTTGGCGACATCAACGATATCGTTGCGTCCGAACACGCCGACCATGGCATCGATTTCCGGGCGTGCTTCGAGCAGCTTGCCCTGCTGACGCTCGGCCAGACAGCCCGTCACCACGACGCCGCGGATTTTTCCCTGACGCTTCAGATCCAGCATTTCGTCGATCGCGCCGAGCGATTCTTCACGCGCCGAATCGATAAATCCGCAGGTGTTGACGACGACGAAATCCGCCGCGTTCACATCGCCCACCATGCGGTATCCGTCCTGGTCCAGCCGGCCGAGCATCTGTTCGGTATCGACCAGGTTTTTGGGGCATCCCAACGAAACGACGGCATAGCTGCCTCGGGCCGACCCTTCCCCCTCCTGCGGGGCCGGGATTCGGGGGGAATCAGACTGATTGACGACGGGAAGTTGCATGGATTTCAGGTCAAAGGGCCAGCGGTTCAGAGCGTCGATCGCACGACGCCACAGATCGAAGCGAACCATTGGAACCGAATTCCCTCAAACGAGCAAACGGTTCGTGGAATCCTGCCCTTTCAACGACATCCCCGGCCCCGTCGCGGAGCTTGCCAAGAGTTTGCGTCCTCGGCAACACACCGCAGTAGCGGCGTCGAAGCCGGGGCAAAGCCCCCCGGAGAGATCCAGGGGACAATAGGCCCCATGCGACGTAGACGACCAATACGACCGTGCGACCGCAACCGCACATCGCTCGATCGGTCTCCTTCGTCCTAACGGTCCTATTTCCGCGATCTAGAATTGCCGCGGCAGGCGGCGGTCACGCCGCAGGCGTGTGTCCGAAAGCCTTCGCGGCTTCCGCTACGGGCTCGTTCTCCGCGGCAGGACCGCGGCTATTCGCGGCAATACTTCAGCGCCAGCAGCGCGTACGCGGTCACCAGGTTGCGGTTGCCTTCCATCCAGCGATCGTTGCCGTCGTTGACCCACGACCCGTCGGCCTGTTGGGCGTCGACCAACGTCGCGGCCAGCTCGCGCCGCCAGTTGTGGTTCGTCCCTTCGGAATCGGTCAGAACGCGGATGTCTGCGGCCGCCAATGCCTTGCCGAAGGTGTGGTAGTAGTAGTACAGACCGGCTTTTCCCATCCCAGGATTCTCGTTCAGGGAGTAAGTCTTTTGGATGAAGTCCATCGCCGCGGCGACGCGCGGATCGTCACTGGTCAGCCCGGCATAGATCATGCTCTTCAGCCCCGCGTAGGTCATCGAACCATAGCTTCGCAGTCCGCCGCCGTTGTCGCCGTCTTCGCTGACGACCTTGGTTTCCCCACCGGCCGCGGGCGTGTAATAAAACCCGCCGTCGCCGATCTTATCGGCGTGTTCGGTATCGTTGCCGTGACCGGCCAGGTTTTGCGTGCGGCTGAC containing:
- the rimO gene encoding 30S ribosomal protein S12 methylthiotransferase RimO, yielding MQLPVVNQSDSPRIPAPQEGEGSARGSYAVVSLGCPKNLVDTEQMLGRLDQDGYRMVGDVNAADFVVVNTCGFIDSAREESLGAIDEMLDLKRQGKIRGVVVTGCLAERQQGKLLEARPEIDAMVGVFGRNDIVDVANRLKSGIEEQQRVFRPAPIRPLSDAVRSPVTPRHFAYLKISEGCDRLCTFCAIPKMRGKHYSKPIEQVVDEAKRLGDSGVREVVIVAQDTTYYGKDLYGTPKLTELLTELDKINSIDWVRLMYFYPMYIDDRLVETLAGADRILPYIDMPLQHASDSMLKRMSRKTTRASQEDIVGRLRDQIKSLVMRTTMITGFPGETEDDFEQLVEFVAEQHFEHLGVFTYSVEEDTPAAKLPNRVPAKIAKRRMSDLMAVQQQIAFQWNADRVGTLDDVIIDSKFEEQEGVWIGRTRSEAPEIDGVVYVSGVDAGAEPSVGDIVPCEIVASQGYDLVAAPQ